The segment CCGCTACGGAAAAGAGCAGCCGAAGAAGTCGATTTTAGATGTTTGGGACGAATTCACCGCAGCTCGCCAGATGGCGCATGACGTGAAATACAAAAATGTGCGATCGCATTTGAGCCGATGGGAGCGAACTGTGGTCGAAGATGTTGATTCGCTGGACGCGAAGAATTTTTTAGACGAGATTGGAGGAAAAGCGTCAACGCGGCGATCGTATTTGAATCTACTGATTGCCTGTTGGGAGTGGCTTAACGTCGAGGAAAATCCTTGGAAAACAGTAAAGTTGCCGAAGGCAGAATCGCCCAGCCCTGACCCGTTCTCTCAAGAGGAGGTCGATAAGATTCTGAAGCAGTTCGAGGGCAGTTATTACCTGAATTTCGTCAAGGGATTGCTCGGCACGGGTACGCGCCCCAATGAACTGACTCCGGTGACTTGGGGCGATGTGAGATGGCAACAGAGACATCTCTGCATTGACAAATCTTGGGATAATCGCCGCCATCAAATCAAGACCACAAAGACGGGCAAAACTCGCACCGTGCCACTCTCTGAAGCGATGGTGAAATTCTTGCAGAAAATAAAACCCCAGAACACGATCGAGGATGATTTAATTTTTCCGGCTCCGATGGGCGGCTACATCGATACGGATAATTTTCGGGAGCGACACTGGAAACCTTCACTACTTGCCGCTGGCGTGCGATATCGCTCCACTTACAAAAATCGCCATTCAGTTTGGAGTCATGCGATCGCGCTCGGAATGCCGATCGCAGAAGCCGCGAAATACGCGGGCAATTCCCCGAAAACAATGGTTCAGCACTACCTTGGATCAGTGAGTAAGTCTCAGATGCCTGATTTGTTAGGGGGAGAGGATTTAGAATAGTTGGGCGATCGCGTTTAACTAATCACAGCAAAAGATGCAAAACTTTCCTAAACCCGGATCGGTTTGGTTCAACAACCGACAACAGAAAAACTATATCGTTCTTGGTGTTGTTTCTCCCTGTGCTGAAATCGATGATTGGGAAGTGCTATATCGAGATGAAGATTGGGCAGAAGGACAGTACAGACGCAGACCGCTTGACGAATGGCATGGAACAAATCGAGACGGGCTACCTAGATTTGTTGTCGTGACGCAGGCGCAATGATGTAGGAATAGCGATCGCATTTAGGAAAGTGGCGGGAAAATACAACCGCACAAATTAAGCTTTACAACAAGCGGAAGCTTTATAGGGTGGTAGTCTTGCAGGCGCACAAATTCTTTGTGTAACCAGTCTCCTTACATTGTGAGGAGTTATGTGAGGAGACACATGCTTAGGCAATTTCTTCAATGTCTGTCCTATCAAGTTTGGTGGATTCGGAATAATTGGGAGCTTGCGATCGTCCTGTTTATTCTGTACATTT is part of the Leptolyngbya boryana PCC 6306 genome and harbors:
- a CDS encoding tyrosine-type recombinase/integrase; this translates as MPRNSKGTVAIEKIGNRFRLRWRWDGKQETLAIGPATKSYEILAKKVAHQIEHDIFVGTYDRTKARYGKEQPKKSILDVWDEFTAARQMAHDVKYKNVRSHLSRWERTVVEDVDSLDAKNFLDEIGGKASTRRSYLNLLIACWEWLNVEENPWKTVKLPKAESPSPDPFSQEEVDKILKQFEGSYYLNFVKGLLGTGTRPNELTPVTWGDVRWQQRHLCIDKSWDNRRHQIKTTKTGKTRTVPLSEAMVKFLQKIKPQNTIEDDLIFPAPMGGYIDTDNFRERHWKPSLLAAGVRYRSTYKNRHSVWSHAIALGMPIAEAAKYAGNSPKTMVQHYLGSVSKSQMPDLLGGEDLE